Below is a genomic region from Candidatus Omnitrophota bacterium.
CGCGCTCATATTTTATCGCAGGCCTGTGCCTGGGCTCGGCGGTGCTATTCGAGTACACTCTCGCCATAGCGTCGGGCCTCCTGGCGATATATAGCATGATCAATATCAGGAAGGTGAAGTTATCGCACTATCTGCTCCTCGGTTCGGGGATCTCCCTTATGGCCCTTGCCTTTATGAGCTACCATTATGCCTGTTTCGAGAATCCTTTCGCGCTCGCCACTACCTATAGCCGTATGGTGGGGCCTATACCTTTTGCGTTCCCTCAGCCGAAGATAATATTCGAATTGACGTTCGGCACATACAGGGGGATCTTCATGTATATGCCGGTGCTCCTGGCCGGCGCCTACGGCCTATTCGTATTTTACAGGAAGCCCATAAAAGAGTATATACCCGAAGTGATACTGATCAGCCTGATATGCCCGGCCATCTTCATGGCCGTCGCGCTCTTCTGCAACAAGGTGTGGCCGTGGGGAGGGGACTTCGGCCCCAGGTTCTTCATATGCTTCGTCCCGTTCCTGATGATCCCGGCGGCGTTTGCGCGCAAGGCGTTAGGTTACAGGATATTATTCTGGATATCGGCCGTCTCGATATTTATAAACTGGTGCGGCGTCCAGTACGGCGACGCCGATAGCGTATTCACCGATATAGGGCTCTTCATATTCATGGGGCTCAACTCAAACCTCGCGGAGTGGGCATACGGCATCACCAACGGCTGTATAAGGAAATTGAACGTCATTACCCATTTTTCGCCGCTCTTACTGTTCGTAGCGTTACTGGCCGTCATATACATCATATGGAAAGATGAGATAGACGGCCGTATCCGGTTCCACTTTTGCAAAAAGACAGGGATGGTGACATGAAGAAGAGGGTGCTTGTAACGGGCGGCGCGGGCTTCATAGGCTCGCATATGTGCGATCTCTTCCTGGGGAAGGGGTATGAGGTGATCTGCGCGGATAACTTCATCACCGGCTCCATGGCTAACATCCGACACATGCTGAAAGAGAAGGATTTCCTGTTGTTGAAACGGGACGTAACGCGCCCTTTCGACATCAAGGGGCCGCTCCATTATCTGTTGCACCTGGCATCGCCGGCCAGCCCGCCGGACTACCTGAGGTATCCTCTGGAGACCCTGGAGGTGGGCTCTCTCGGGACCCGCAACGCGTTGGAGACGGCAAAAAAGAAAAGGTCGGCGTTCCTGCTGGCATCGACGAGCGAGGTCTACGGCGATCCCCTGCGCCATCCGCAGGATGAGGGCTACTGGGGCAACGTGAACCCGGTGGGGCCGCGCAGCGTATACGATGAGGCGAAGAGGTATGCCGAGGCCGTGACCATGGCCTATCGGACCCATTGCGGTGTCGACACGCATATCGTCCGCATATTCAATACTTACGGGGAGAGGATGCGCCCCAATGACGGCAGGGCCATACCTAACTTCATCGGCCAGGCGCTCAAGGCCAGGCCGATAACCGTATACGGCGACGGTTCCCAGACAAGGAGTTTCTGTTATGTGAGCGATATGACAGCCGGTATCTATAAGCTGCTCACCTCCGGTATACATACGCCGGTAAATATAGGGAACCCGAGCGAGATGACCGTCCTTGAGCTGGCAGGCCTTATAATAAAACTGACCGGGAGCAAAAGCAGGGTGGTCTTTAAAAAGCTGCCCGTGGATGACCCGAAGGTGAGACGGCCCGATATCGCGAGGGCGGCCTCTTTGCTGAAATGGGCCCCGAAGGTGCCGCTTGAGCGCGGGCTCATAAAGACCATAGAATATTTCAGGGGCATATAAGAAGGGGACGAGAGGAGCATCTGTAAATGAAGATACCGATACTTAACCTGAAGGCGCAATACGCGGAGTTCGAAAAAGAGACGCTCGCGAGGGTGAAGGCGATAATGCGGGAACAGGACTTTGTCCTGGGCCAGGAGGTGCGGACCCTCGAGGCCGGTATAGCAAAATACTGCGGCACGAAATACGCCGTCGGGGTAGCTTCGGGCACCGATGCCCTGATATTGTCGCTCAAGGCCATGGGTATAGGCCCGGGAGACGAGGTCATAACTACGCCTTTCACTTTCATGGCCACTGCCGAAGCGATCGCCCTCGTCGGCGCAACGCCCGTCTTCGCGGAGATCGACCGCGCCACTTACAATATAGACCCGGCCCGCATAGAGGAGAAGATAACGCCCAGGACGAAGGCCATACTGCCGGTGCACATATACGGGTTATGCGTCGACATGGACCCGGTCCTCGAGATAGCGAAGAAGCGCCGCCTCAAGGTGCTGGAAGACGCCGCGCAGGCGATCGGTTCGGAGTATAAAGGGCGCAGGGCCGGCTCGATGGGCGACGCCGGCGCCATAAGCTTCTTCCCCAGCAAGAACCTGGGTGCGTTCGGGGACGCCGGCATGGTGGTGACTAACGATCCGAAGATCTGCGAGTCGCTGAAACTCCTGCGCGTCCACGGGAGCGACAGGCGCTATTATCACGATGTCATAGGGTACAACTCGCGGCTCGATAACCTGCAGGCCGCGGTCCTCAATATAAAGCTGAAACGCCTGGAGGGGTGGATAAAGGAACGTATAGCCATCGCCCGATACTTTGATAAAAAATTCAAGGCGCTTCCTCTCAAGACCCCGTATGTGCCGGACGGTTACAGGCATTCGTATTATCTATACGTGCTGCGCGGCGCCGACAAAGACGGCATTGAGAGGTCGCTGATCGATTCCGGCATAGAGACGAGGACATACTATCCGGTGCCGCTCCACCTGCAGAAGTGCTTCAGCTATCTCGGCTATAAGGAAGGCGCGTTCCCGGAAGCGGAAAGCGCCTGCCGCGAGACCTTCGCCGTGCCCCTCTACCCGGAACTGACCGGAAAAGAGAAAGAGTACATAACGGGCAAGATCGCCGGCTTTTTCCGGGACTGAGCCGGTGCCGTTTCCGCCGG
It encodes:
- a CDS encoding DegT/DnrJ/EryC1/StrS family aminotransferase, which gives rise to MKIPILNLKAQYAEFEKETLARVKAIMREQDFVLGQEVRTLEAGIAKYCGTKYAVGVASGTDALILSLKAMGIGPGDEVITTPFTFMATAEAIALVGATPVFAEIDRATYNIDPARIEEKITPRTKAILPVHIYGLCVDMDPVLEIAKKRRLKVLEDAAQAIGSEYKGRRAGSMGDAGAISFFPSKNLGAFGDAGMVVTNDPKICESLKLLRVHGSDRRYYHDVIGYNSRLDNLQAAVLNIKLKRLEGWIKERIAIARYFDKKFKALPLKTPYVPDGYRHSYYLYVLRGADKDGIERSLIDSGIETRTYYPVPLHLQKCFSYLGYKEGAFPEAESACRETFAVPLYPELTGKEKEYITGKIAGFFRD
- a CDS encoding UDP-glucuronic acid decarboxylase family protein, whose protein sequence is MKKRVLVTGGAGFIGSHMCDLFLGKGYEVICADNFITGSMANIRHMLKEKDFLLLKRDVTRPFDIKGPLHYLLHLASPASPPDYLRYPLETLEVGSLGTRNALETAKKKRSAFLLASTSEVYGDPLRHPQDEGYWGNVNPVGPRSVYDEAKRYAEAVTMAYRTHCGVDTHIVRIFNTYGERMRPNDGRAIPNFIGQALKARPITVYGDGSQTRSFCYVSDMTAGIYKLLTSGIHTPVNIGNPSEMTVLELAGLIIKLTGSKSRVVFKKLPVDDPKVRRPDIARAASLLKWAPKVPLERGLIKTIEYFRGI